From the Castor canadensis chromosome 9, mCasCan1.hap1v2, whole genome shotgun sequence genome, one window contains:
- the Med28 gene encoding mediator of RNA polymerase II transcription subunit 28, whose translation MAAPLGAMFTGQPPGPPPPPQGLPGQASLLQAAPGASRSSNSTLVDELESSFEACFASLVSQDYVSGTDQEEIRTGVDQCIQKFLDIARQTECFFLQKRLQLSVQKPEQVIKEDVSELRNELQRKDALVQKHLTKLRHWQQVLEDINVQHKKPADIPQGSLAYLEQASANIPAPLKQT comes from the exons ATGGCTGCTCCGCTGGGTGCAATGTTCACCGGACAGCCACCCGGCCCCCCGCCACCTCCGCAGGGACTACCCGGCCAGGCTTCGCTTCTTCAAGCAGCGCCTGGCGCTTCGAGGAGTTCCAACAGTACCTTGGTGGACGAATTGGAGTCATCGTTTGAG GCTTGCTTTGCTTCTCTTGTGAGCCAGGACTATGTCAGTGGCACTGATCAGGAAGAAATTCGAACTG GTGTCGATCAGTGTATCCAGAAGTTTCTGGACATTGCAAGACAGACAGAATgttttttcctacaaaaaagaTTGCAGTTGTCTGTCCAGAAACCAGAGCAAGTTATCAAAGAG GATGTCTCGGAACTAAGGAATGAATTGCAGAGGAAAGATGCTCTGGTCCAGAAGCACCTAACAAAGCTGAGGCACTGGCAGCAGGTGCTGGAGGACATCAATGTGCAGCATAAGAAGCCAGCTGACATCCCTCAGGGCTCCTTGGCCTACCTTGAACAGGCATCTGCCAATATCCCTGCACCTCTTAAGCAGACCTAA